A region from the Hirundo rustica isolate bHirRus1 chromosome 20, bHirRus1.pri.v3, whole genome shotgun sequence genome encodes:
- the TRUB2 gene encoding pseudouridylate synthase TRUB2, mitochondrial, which yields MAAAGLAGLFAVYKPAGVAWGRVREAVETRLLRELNAAPGRAPRQRIRFLPAPAPAPAPAPAPAPAPGGGGAVELVPARVPVLADHPLVRGPRFRKLKIGAGHRLDVKASGVFVLGIGHGNKLLTDLYNCHLTKVYTVGGLFGKATDDFSDTGNLVEKTTFDHITREKLERILAVIQGTNQKALLMYSNIDMKTQEAYELAVKGLIRPMGKSPPIITAIRCLQFALPEFQLEIHCLHETQQFLRRMVHEIGLELKSSAVCTQVRRIRDGVFTVDDALPRTQWNLQSIQEAIRNCQLKVETELEKTLGPGGNSPLHQLDGDTAEHGLQERPSAIPAAQYGGDVPAT from the exons atGGCGGCGGCAGGGCTGGCCGGGCTGTTCGCCGTGTACAAACCGGCGGGGGTGGCGTGGGGCCGCGTCCGGGAGGCGGTGGAGACGCGGCTGCTGCGCG AGCTGAACGCGGCGCCGGGACGCGCCCCGAGACAGCGAATCCGATTCCtaccggccccggccccggccccggccccggccccggccccggccccggccccgggcggcggcggggccgtggAGCTGGTGCCTGCCAGGGTGCCGGTGCTGGCCGACCACCCTCTCG TCCGAGGTCCGCGGTTCAGGAAGCTGAAGATCGGAGCAGGTCACCGGCTGGATGTGAAGGCCTCGGGAGTCTTCG TGCTTGGCATCGGCCACGGGAACAAGCTGCTCACTGACCTGTACAACTGCCACCTGACCAAG GTTTATACTGTTGGTGGGCTTTTTGGTAAAGCCACTGATGACTTCTCAGACACAGGGAATTTAGTAGAGAAGACAACATTTG ATCATATCACAAGGGAGAAGCTGGAGCGGATTCTCGCTGTCATTCAAGGGACAAACCAAAAGGCCCTGCTGAT gtaTTCTAACATTGATATGAAAACACAAGAGGCATACGAGCTGGCTGTCAAAGGGTTGATTCGCCCCATGGGAAAAAGCCCCCCGATAATCACAGCAATCCGATGCCTCCAGTTTGCACTTCCAGAATTCCAGCTAG AAATCCATTGCTTGCATGAGACTCAGCAGTTCCTCCGGAGGATGGTTCATGAGATTGGTCTGGAGCTGAAATCATCTGCTGTGTGCACACAAGTGCGGAGAATACGCGACGGCGTTTTCACGGTGGACGACGCTCTCCCGAGAACCCAGTGGAACCTGCAGAGCATCCAGGAGGCGATTCGGAACTGTCAGCTCAAAGTggagacagagctggagaaaacaCTGGGACCTGGGGGGAACAGTCCTCTTCATCAGCTGGAtggggacacagctgagcaTGGTCTGCAGGAACGTCCATCAGCAATCCCTGCAGCACAATACGGCGGCGATGTGCCAGCAACGTGA
- the COQ4 gene encoding ubiquinone biosynthesis protein COQ4 homolog, mitochondrial produces the protein MRPLLLLRAARAGVPLLRGGPACPGKARPSHSEPRGRDGRGGEEEEEEMEGCHQLYPGHIPTSPLQKALLAAGSAVMALYDPYRHDMVAVLGETTGCLALPNLRDKMRNHPEGYRILQERPRIRLSTLDMARLQGLPDGSLGREYVRFLEDNKVSPDTRMPAKFVDDEELAYVIQRYREVHDLMHTLLGMPTNMLGEVVVKWFEAIQTGLPMCVLGAAFGPVRLSTRKLQVLATELVPWAIRSGLNASCVLNVYYEQRWEQPVESLREELGIFPPPAVRV, from the exons ATGcggccgctgctgctgctgcgggcggcgcgggccggGGTCCCGCTGCTGCGGGGGGGTCCCGCTTGCCCAGGCAA AGCCCGGCCGAGCCACAGCGAGCCGCGGGGCCGGGATGGACGcggcggggaggaggaggaggaggagatggaaggGTGTCACCAGCTGTACCCCGGGCACATCCCCACCAGCCCGCTGCAGAAGGCGCTGCTGGCCGCCGGCTCCGCGGTCATGGCGCTCTATGACCCCTACAGACACG ACATGGTGGCAGTCCTTGGGGAGACCACAggctgcctggctctgccaaACCTGCGAGACAAGATGAGAAACCACCCTGAAGGTTACCGCATCCTCCA GGAACGGCCTCGCATCCGTCTCTCCACTCTGGACATGgccaggctgcaggggctgccGGATGGCTCACTGGGCCGGGAGTATGTCCGCTTCTTGGAGGACAAT AAGGTTTCTCCAGACACCCGTATGCCGGCCAAGTTTGTTGATGATGAAGAGCTGGCATATGTGATTCAGCGGTACCGGGAAGTCCATGACCTGATGCACACCCTCCTGGGCATGCCAACCAACATGCTGG GTGAGGTAGTGGTGAAGTGGTTCGAAGCCATCCAGACAGGGCTGCCCATGTGTGTCCTGGGAGCAGCGTTCGGCCCCGTCCGGCTCAGCACGCG aaagctgcaggtgctggcCACCGAGCTGGTTCCCTGGGCAATTCGGAGCGGGCTCAATGCCAGCTGTGTCCTGAACGTCTACTACGAGCagcgctgggagcagccagTGGAGTCCCTGCGGGAGGAGCTCGGCATCTTCCCTCCCCCGGCCGTTCGGGTGTGA
- the SWI5 gene encoding DNA repair protein SWI5 homolog yields MSLGSKTTTPGVAPRRHDYSSRRALWRGGTPILRCGGSAEPSALAERVPPSAGRSPPRHPPPRALPRRVSAGGRRSGTAGFRAPIPSPKSFQPNGASEEVLRCEIEELKQKDLALDQEIAQLLSEGYSLEELDKHISLLHEYNEIKDAGQMLLGKLAVIRGVTTKQLYPEYDLELSD; encoded by the exons ATGTCCCTCGGCAGCAAGACTACAACTCCCGGCGTTGCCCCTCGGCGGCACGACTACAGCTCCCGGCGTGCTCTGTGGCGGGGAGGAACTCCAATTCTCCGGTGTGGCGGGAGCGCCGAGCCCTCAGCCCTGGCCGAGCGGGTCCCGCCGAGCGCGGGCCGCAGCCCGCCCCGCCACCCGCCGCCGCGGGCCCTGCCCAGGAG GGTCTCGGCCGGCGGCCGGCGGAGCGGCACGGCCGGGTTCAGGGCACCG ATCCCGTCCCCAAAGTCCTTCCAGCCTAATGGAGCCAGTGAAGAAGTCCTGAGGTGTGAAATCGAAGAGCTGAAACAGAAAGACCTTGCTCTAGACCAGGAAATTGCACAATTATTGTCCGA GGGCTACAGCCTGGAGGAACTGGACAAGCACATCTCTCTGCTCCATGAGTACAATGAAATCAAAGATGCTGGGCAGATGCTCCTGGGCAAGCTAG CTGTGATCCGAGGGGTCACTACAAAACAGCTCTATCCTGAGTATGACCTGGAGCTCAGTGACTAG
- the SLC27A4 gene encoding long-chain fatty acid transport protein 4, with translation MMLRLAAFAAVLLFLRVTLELSWAQAIPALFIFYLASGGWDFFLVFLKTLPRDVTTGLVLLRVKWQVWRHMREKNTIPKIFQKTARKYPEKTALIFQGTGESWTFRQLDEYSNQVANFFYGQGFRSGDVVALFMESRNQYVGLWLGLAKIGVETALVNSHLRLEALLHCITISSSKAVVFGVEMMEAMQEVQPSLDKSIHLFWSGEENPKSMLPGAKHLDPLLQTAQRHQPAPPNKGFLDKLFYIYTSGTTGLPKAAIVVNCRYFRMSSLVFYGFRMRSDDVMYDCLPLYHAAGNIVGIGQCLLQGMTVVIRKKFSASHFWEDCVKYNCTIVQYIGEICRYLLNQPYQDTERQHRVRMAVGNGLRASIWREFMARFGIPQVAEFYGATECNCSLGNFDGNVGSCGFNSRILPGVYPIGLVKVDEDTMELIRGPDGVCISCKPGEPGQLVGRIVRSNPLQHFDGYLNQSATNKKIARDVFTKGDAAYLTGDVLVMDKYGYMYFRDRTGDTFRWKGENVSTTEVEGTLSRILNLTDVVVYGVEIPGIEGRAGMAAIADPENSCDLEDFSSKLKKALPLYARPVFLRFLHEVSKTSTYKFQKVELRKQGFDPTLVKDRLYFLDSRQGCYLPLDQAAFSRIQSGDQKL, from the exons ATGATGCTGCGTTTGGCTGCttttgcagctgtgctgctgttcctcagGGTCACTCTGGAACTGTCCTGGGCCCAGGCTATCCCTGCTCTCTTCATCTTCTACCTGGCATCCGGTGGATGGGACTTCTTCCTCGTATTCCTCAAGACATTACCAAGGGATGTCAC CACGGGGCTGGTCCTGTTGCGGGTGAAGTGGCAGGTATGGAGGCACATGAGGGAGAAGAACACAATCCCCAAGATCTTCCAGAAGACCGCGAGGAAGTATCCAGAGAAGACAGCACTGATCTTCCAAGGGACAGGCGAGAGCTGGACTTTCCGTCAGCTGGACGAGTACTCCAACCAGGTGGCCAATTTCTTCTACGGCCAAGGCTTCCGCTCGGGTGACGTGGTGGCACTTTTCATGGAGTCCCGCAATCAGTACGTGGGGCTGTGGCTCGGCCTGGCCAAGATCGGGGTGGAGACGGCCCTCGTGAATTCCCACCTGCGCTTGGAGGCCTTGCTGCACTGCATCACCATCTCCAGCTCCAAAGCTGTGGTTTTTGGGGTGGAAATGATGGAAG CAATGCAGGAAGTGCAGCCCTCGCTGGATAAATCCATCCATCTCTTCTGGTCTGGGGAAGAAAATCCTAAATCCATGCTTCCTGGTGCAAAGCACCTGGACCCCCTCCTGCAGACGGCCCAGCGACACCAGCCAGCTCCCCCTAATAAGGGCTTTCTTG ACAAACTCTTCTACATCTACACCTCTGGCACAACGGGGCTGCCCAAGGCTGCCATTGTGGTGAACTGCCG ATACTTCCGCATGTCCAGCTTGGTTTTTTACGGTTTTCGGATGAGGTCTGATGACGTGATGTACGACTGCCTTCCGCTCTACCATGCTGCAG GGAACATCGTGGGGATCGGGCAGTGCCTGCTGCAGGGCATGACGGTTGTCATCCGCAAGAAGTTCTCGGCCTCACACTTCTGGGAGGACTGTGTGAAATACAACTGCACG ATTGTGCAGTACATCGGGGAGATCTGCCGCTACCTGCTGAACCAGCCATACCAGGACACGGAGCGGCAGCACCGGGTGCGCATGGCCGTGGGCAATGGGCTGCGGGCCTCCATCTGGAGGGAGTTCATGGCCCGCTTTGGCATACCCCAGGTGGCCGAGTTCTACGGGGCCACCGAGTGCAACTGCAGCCTGGGAAACTTTGATGGCAAC GTTGGGTCATGCGGCTTCAACAGCAGGATCCTACCAGGTGTGTACCCCATTGGTTTGGTGAAGGTGGATGAAGACACTATGGAGCTGATCCGGGGACCAGATGGTGTCTGTATCAGCTGCAAACCAG GGGAACCAGGGCAGCTGGTGGGTCGCATTGTCAGGAGCAATCCCCTGCAGCACTTCGATGGCTACCTGAATCAGTCTGCCACCAACAAGAAAATTGCCAGGGACGTGTTTACAAAAGGGGACGCTGCCTATCTCACAG GGGATGTCCTGGTGATGGACAAATATGGCTACATGTACTTCCGAGACCGCACTGGGGACACGTTCCGATGGAAGGGGGAGAACGTCTCCACCACGGAGGTGGAGGGAACGCTGAGCCGCATCCTCAACCTGACGGACGTGGTGGTTTATGGTGTGGAGATCCCAG GGATTGAAGGGAGGGCAGGAATGGCAGCCATCGCCGACCCAGAGAACTCTTGTGACCTAGAAGACTTTTCCAGCAAGCTGAAAAAGGCCCTGCCACTGTATGCACGTCCCGTCTTCCTGCGGTTCCTGCATGAAGTCTCCAAGACAA GCACTTACAAGTTCCAGAAGGTAGAGCTGCGGAAGCAGGGCTTTGACCCCACGCTGGTGAAGGACAGGCTGTATTTTCTGGACTCCAGGCAAGGCTGTTACCTGCCACTGGACCAGGCAGCGTTCAGCAGAATCCAGTCAGGAGACCAGAAGCTGTAA